ACTTCAATTTGCACTTTCGGGTCAACGTCATGTAAATATAGCTGGTCTGGACTACACGCTCCCGATAGGGCGGGGTGCTCTTATTTTTTTACAGGATTTCAAAGCATATTTCCATCCTCCCGTTAACGAACAATACCAATCCTTTGCGCTTGGCATTCCTGTCTCGTTGTTTAATTATGCAGCTTCACAGTTGGCAGCTCGTCGACAGGTAGCTATTGAATTTAGTCAAATTCTGAAGGGTGCCGCGTTCCATCATCTTAGTTTTGAACTGGATCACAGAAGTATAGTGATGATTGAACATTTGATCAAAGACTTGAAAAGTGTGCATAGATCGCCTTTATTAATGGAAGCAGCGGCACTAGAGATTTTGAATAGGTTTATGATTCAATTATTTGATTTAACTCCCATGCCCGAAGGCCTATCTAAAGAAGATGTCAGAAAGTTGCATATGGCTCGGCAAATCCTTGAATCCAGCATGATTGATCCTCCTTCACTGATCGCATTATCAAAAAAGGTTGGATTAAATGATTTTAAATTAAAAAAAGGATTCAAAGCATGTTTTGGAACAACTGTATTTGAACATTTGCGCCAAATTCGTCTTGAATATGCGATGAAGCTGCTTCGAAGCCAGGAAAGCAATGTAACAGAAGCTGCGATGGCTGTAGGATACAGTAATGTGAGTGCATTTTCAGAGCAATTTTTCCGGGAATACGGAGTGAAGCCATCATCTTTAAAGAAATTATTTTAAAAATTCTGTTTTGACCATGTTAAAAAATATTAAGTAAACAAAAAGCTGGAACCCTGTATAGATAGGATTCCAGCCTTTTTATTTCGTGCTTATTTCACGAAAGTTTCAATGCCATCTGTATTGATGGTTGAAGTATGGGTACGAGACGCTTCTTCAATATTTTTGAATGCCCAGTAATCTGTTGGTACATCCTTCCATGTAGCCTGAATGGTTCCTTCCAGGGGTCCTCGTTTTAAGATTGTGTTCAAAATTGTAACGGTTTCTACGCGTGTTATATATTTATTGGGTTGGAAGCTTCCATCATTATAGCCGGTAATCCATCCTGCATTAGCTAACGCTACAATGGAATCTCTTGCCCAATGTTTTTCGATATCGGTATAAGGAGAAGCTGCGGTTTGTGTTCCTTTAAGCTGCTTCCAGGATGCGAGTATTGCTGCCATTTCTGCACGGGTAATGGGTTGCTCTGGTCGAAATGTTCCATCTGCATACCCATTCATGAGGTGCTGTGTCGTAAGTGCTATAATCGAATCCTTTGCCCAATACGTGCTAGGTACATCTTTGTATGTCGTTGAGCCTTCTTTTGTCTCCAACTTCATAATCCTAGCCATCATTGCAGCGGTTTCAGCCCGTGTAATCGACTGGTCCGGTCGGAAAGTACCATCCTGATAACCCGTTATATATTTTTCATGCGCAACCTCGGATTGCTCTACTGGCATGATTTCTGGAGTCGGTAAAACCGTTGAAGAAACCGATGGTGATGAAGGTGTGGTTGTTTCACTGGAAGAAGATGAATCACTGCTATCCGTGTTATCCTTCTTATCTTTTTTATTGCTACTGCTGCTGTCGTTATTGCTAGTATCACCAGTTCCGCCAGTGTTTTCAGTACCACCAGTGCTTGCATTTCCATTTACAACCTGTATATACGCTTCAGATGTACTCGGGGCAAATCGAGCATCCCCGCTGTATATAGCAGTGATCGCGTGGCTTCCCACACTTAAGTCTCTTGTAGTGTAGTACCCATTGGCATAGCCGTTCGAAATGCCCACCGGCTCCATCGTCAGCGTATCTAATACATTCGTGCCGTCCATAAGAATGACCGTTCCAGTTAAATCGCCCGACGTTTGTGGGTTTGAAGTTGTCCTCACGCTAAACCTTACTTCTTGACCTTGACTAGACGGATTCGTCGAACTCAATACTGTAGTTACTGTAGGTCTCAGTGAAGGTGTAGGCGCAGGTGCAGATGCATTTACGACCTGAATGTATGGCTCAGATGTACTGGGAATAAAACGAGCATCCCCACTATATATAGCCGTAATCGGGTGACTTCCCACACTTAAATTACTTGTGGTGTAAGTGGCAGTGGCATATCCATTCGCAATGCCATTTGGCCTCATCGTCAGCGTATCTAATATATCCGTACCATCCATAAGGACCACCGTGCCGGTTAAATCCTTCGTAATTTGTGGAGTTGAGATGGTTTTGATGCTAAACGTTACGGATTGGCCTTGTTTAGAAGGGTTTGTCCAACTCGTTACCGTGGTTTCAGTAGCATACACAGCATCCGTTACACTAGGTGCTGGTGGGGAGGTTGCATACACTGCACTCTCGGAAAAACTCCATGTCCAGGTTCCAAATAAAACGATAACAGCAAGATAAGATAAACAAAAAGACTTGATTTTACGCATAAATTTCCTCCATAAAATTCCGGTGTCACGATGAACTTACTAAGATCCTCCATGATGACTAACCTACTAATATAATTTTCTTTCTTACACTACTGATTTACTATACTAAATGCCTCTGAACCAATTCTGAACCAAATCGATAAAAACCGTGCCCAATTCACATGGCTAGAAGGGGATCACGATTTGCGAGCCTTTTCCGTAATTTCTCAGAGCAAATGCAAAAAGGGTCAACCAGAAAGAAATGGTTGACCTCATAATATGAATGACAGTTTAGCGTGATATTTTGGAAAGACTTATTCCGTTAGTATTTAAATTTGACCGTTAGATCCTGTAATTTCTGTGACATATCCGACAAGGTCGTTGCCAGGCTGGTGATCTGCTGCATCGAAGCTAGCTGTTCTTCTGCAGACGCTGCAATATTCTGCGAGTTGTCCGCCGCTTGGAGCGCCAGACTCGATACGTTTTCTCCACTTGCTGAAATTTCCTGGACACTTGCGGTTATTTGCTCCGTGATGCTTGCAAGCTCTTCCGTTTGCTGTGCGATATGATTGGTGGACGCCACAATTTTATTAAACTGCTGCTCCGTCTCATTGGCAATTTTAATGCCGGAGTCGACATCCTGTTTTACGCGTTCCATGGTCTGAAGCGAATGCTCCATATCTTTGCGCATATTCTGAATCAACTCAGAAATCTGCCCGGAAGACTGATTCGATTGTTCGGCCAGTTTTCTTACCTCTGAAGCAACTACGGAGAAACCGCGGCCTTCTTCGCCTGCACGGGCAGCCTCAATCGAAGCATTTAAGGCAAGCAGATTGGTCTGCTGTGCGATATCCGTAATGGCATGTAGCATCGTGTCGATCTGTTGAGTGCGTTCATCCAACATTCTCATAACCGCATCGGTTTCATTGACAGAATGGTTAATCAAGTCCATTTGCTTCACTGTATGTTGTACAGCAGTACCGCCAAGGCTCGCCATTTCCATCGCGTCTGCAGACGATTCAGCAATAGTCAAGGAGCTATCCGTGATCCGTTGCATACCTATTGAAATTTCCTCAAGCGAGCTGGTTGTCTTCTGAAGCATCAGTTGCTGCTCCTTCGCACCGGCCGCCGATTCCTGAATTGCGACGGTGATATGCTCGGTTGCCTGTCCAGTGTGCTCTGCTCCAAGGGTCAATTCTTTCGAGGAAGCAGCGACCTGCTTTGTGGACAGGTTTACCTCACCGATCAGAAATCGAATATTTTTAATCATATGATTGAAGTCCTGTGCAAGCTCACCGATCTCATCTTTTGAATTCATTTTGACTTCTTGGACTGTTAAATCACCGTCCGCAACTGAGTTAAGCCGCTTTGCAATCGTGATAATAGGTTTCGTAAAACGTCCCGAAACAAAGCTTACGATAACTGCTCCCAGAATAACCGCAACAGCCGTAATAATCAGGACAATATAAAGGACTTTGGTCGCTCCGCTGTTAAATTCGTTAAAATATGCTCCAGAACCGATGATCCACCCCCAATAAGGATCCTTTTCAACGTACGAGATTTTCGTCTCTACTTGATCTGTACCAGGTAAAGCCCATTTATAAGTGACGAATCCCCCGCCGTTTGTACCGGCTTTTACAAACTCTTTTCCCACATGCACACCGTCTTCGGATACGGCATTTATTAAATCCTGGCCTTCATTTGAAGGGTTCATCACTGAAACGGCATCTTGGTTGACTGCCCACGGATAACCTGTTTTACCTACAGTATATTTAATCTTTACCGGTCTTTTGTTATTAGCATCTTTTACACCGAGCAGTTCGATGCGCAGTTTTTCCTGTGCTTCCTCCAATGTTAAATTACCGGCTTCGACTTGCCCATTGAGGAAACTAATCATACCAATTACCATTTGCACACTATTCTTAAGTGCCACTTTGCCTGATTCATTCATTTCATTCTTAGAAACAACATAAGAACTGCTTCCAATCACAAAAGTAGGTACAATTAAAATAATCAAGCACATTATGGTTAACTTCGCCCTTAACGATCTCACCTTCATGATTGATCCTATCTTTGTTTTCACTGTGATTTCCCCCTTAGAGATCGATATACAGACTCAACCCACAACTGCGTTTTGTTACTAAAGGTAAAAAGACTGTACATCATATATCGTAAAAACTCGTCAGGAAATTAAGCCCTTTCAGCCTGGCTGCTGTTTTATAGGCTAAATTAAATCCGTTTAACCGCAAATTTATCCGTCTATAGGCAGTAGCTTTTTGGTA
This window of the Paenibacillus polymyxa genome carries:
- a CDS encoding helix-turn-helix domain-containing protein is translated as MNSNSLSLIYQHYLEKTPFRKQNEHTYIMLPEAGDGHIYRVTTYSGIEIVYSHIQYHEPYPTNFASRGQMIELQFALSGQRHVNIAGLDYTLPIGRGALIFLQDFKAYFHPPVNEQYQSFALGIPVSLFNYAASQLAARRQVAIEFSQILKGAAFHHLSFELDHRSIVMIEHLIKDLKSVHRSPLLMEAAALEILNRFMIQLFDLTPMPEGLSKEDVRKLHMARQILESSMIDPPSLIALSKKVGLNDFKLKKGFKACFGTTVFEHLRQIRLEYAMKLLRSQESNVTEAAMAVGYSNVSAFSEQFFREYGVKPSSLKKLF
- a CDS encoding S-layer homology domain-containing protein; the encoded protein is MRKIKSFCLSYLAVIVLFGTWTWSFSESAVYATSPPAPSVTDAVYATETTVTSWTNPSKQGQSVTFSIKTISTPQITKDLTGTVVLMDGTDILDTLTMRPNGIANGYATATYTTSNLSVGSHPITAIYSGDARFIPSTSEPYIQVVNASAPAPTPSLRPTVTTVLSSTNPSSQGQEVRFSVRTTSNPQTSGDLTGTVILMDGTNVLDTLTMEPVGISNGYANGYYTTRDLSVGSHAITAIYSGDARFAPSTSEAYIQVVNGNASTGGTENTGGTGDTSNNDSSSSNKKDKKDNTDSSDSSSSSETTTPSSPSVSSTVLPTPEIMPVEQSEVAHEKYITGYQDGTFRPDQSITRAETAAMMARIMKLETKEGSTTYKDVPSTYWAKDSIIALTTQHLMNGYADGTFRPEQPITRAEMAAILASWKQLKGTQTAASPYTDIEKHWARDSIVALANAGWITGYNDGSFQPNKYITRVETVTILNTILKRGPLEGTIQATWKDVPTDYWAFKNIEEASRTHTSTINTDGIETFVK
- a CDS encoding methyl-accepting chemotaxis protein, which codes for MKTKIGSIMKVRSLRAKLTIMCLIILIVPTFVIGSSSYVVSKNEMNESGKVALKNSVQMVIGMISFLNGQVEAGNLTLEEAQEKLRIELLGVKDANNKRPVKIKYTVGKTGYPWAVNQDAVSVMNPSNEGQDLINAVSEDGVHVGKEFVKAGTNGGGFVTYKWALPGTDQVETKISYVEKDPYWGWIIGSGAYFNEFNSGATKVLYIVLIITAVAVILGAVIVSFVSGRFTKPIITIAKRLNSVADGDLTVQEVKMNSKDEIGELAQDFNHMIKNIRFLIGEVNLSTKQVAASSKELTLGAEHTGQATEHITVAIQESAAGAKEQQLMLQKTTSSLEEISIGMQRITDSSLTIAESSADAMEMASLGGTAVQHTVKQMDLINHSVNETDAVMRMLDERTQQIDTMLHAITDIAQQTNLLALNASIEAARAGEEGRGFSVVASEVRKLAEQSNQSSGQISELIQNMRKDMEHSLQTMERVKQDVDSGIKIANETEQQFNKIVASTNHIAQQTEELASITEQITASVQEISASGENVSSLALQAADNSQNIAASAEEQLASMQQITSLATTLSDMSQKLQDLTVKFKY